In the Leifsonia sp. 466MF genome, one interval contains:
- a CDS encoding RbsD/FucU family protein: MITGPLVHPPLLEALASSGHGSGVLIADGNYPYLTATGSGVRLIHLNLRPGLLDVTSVLDAVLTVVNIEAATVMQTPPGVAAPAQDDYERRLGADVPMERVDRFAFYDRVRSPDVGVVIATGDERLYGNLLLTIGLR; encoded by the coding sequence ATGATCACCGGTCCGCTCGTCCATCCTCCGCTCCTGGAGGCGCTTGCCTCGTCGGGCCACGGCTCCGGGGTGCTCATCGCCGACGGGAACTACCCGTACCTGACCGCCACCGGATCGGGTGTGCGCCTCATCCATCTCAATCTGCGCCCAGGCCTGCTCGACGTCACATCGGTGCTCGATGCCGTGCTCACCGTCGTCAACATCGAAGCGGCAACCGTCATGCAGACCCCGCCCGGGGTCGCGGCACCGGCGCAGGACGACTATGAACGCCGGCTGGGCGCGGACGTGCCCATGGAGAGAGTCGACCGCTTCGCGTTCTACGACCGGGTGCGCTCTCCGGACGTGGGCGTCGTCATCGCCACCGGGGACGAACGCCTGTACGGCAACCTGCTGCTCACGATCGGTCTGCGCTGA
- a CDS encoding aldo/keto reductase codes for MTTIDTVPTRRLASGAVMPAIGVGTFGSDHYGPDEVAAAVGGAIRAGYRLIDCASVYGNEAQVGVVLQDAIAGGVPRDELFVMSKVWNDAHDPEAAVASVRRSLSDLRLDVLDAVFVHWPFPNHHAPFADAADRDPDARPYIHEEYMALWHALEGLVDEGVVRHLGTSNVTIPKLTAILSDARIAPALNEMELHPCFQQPELFRFCLDHGIQPVGYSPLGSPSRPERDRVLSDVSDMEHPVVVSIARAHGVHPAAICLKWAVQRGQIPIPFSVKESQLIANLRSVVEDPLTPAELEELRSAEQNNRLIKGQVFLWPGAGSWLDLWDVDGTIPSWDGYAADRAAGRAAAEVSA; via the coding sequence ATGACCACGATCGACACCGTGCCCACCCGCCGCCTCGCGAGCGGGGCCGTGATGCCCGCGATCGGCGTCGGGACGTTCGGATCCGACCATTACGGGCCGGACGAGGTGGCCGCTGCCGTGGGCGGCGCGATCCGAGCCGGGTACCGCCTGATCGACTGCGCGTCCGTGTACGGCAACGAGGCACAGGTCGGCGTGGTCCTGCAGGACGCGATCGCCGGCGGCGTGCCCCGTGACGAGCTGTTCGTGATGTCGAAGGTGTGGAACGACGCCCACGACCCCGAGGCCGCGGTCGCCTCGGTCCGCCGGTCGTTGAGCGACCTGCGCCTGGACGTTCTCGACGCGGTGTTCGTGCACTGGCCGTTCCCGAACCACCACGCACCGTTCGCCGACGCGGCCGACCGCGACCCGGACGCGCGCCCGTACATCCACGAGGAGTACATGGCGCTCTGGCACGCGCTGGAGGGCCTCGTCGACGAGGGGGTCGTACGGCACCTCGGGACTTCGAACGTCACCATCCCGAAGCTGACGGCGATCCTCTCCGATGCGCGGATCGCACCGGCGTTGAACGAGATGGAACTGCACCCGTGCTTCCAGCAGCCCGAGCTCTTCCGGTTCTGCCTCGATCACGGCATCCAGCCGGTGGGCTACTCGCCCCTGGGCTCGCCGTCGCGACCCGAACGCGACCGCGTCCTCTCGGATGTGTCTGACATGGAGCATCCCGTCGTGGTCTCGATCGCCCGTGCGCACGGGGTGCATCCGGCGGCGATCTGCCTGAAGTGGGCGGTGCAGCGCGGCCAGATCCCGATCCCGTTCTCGGTGAAGGAGTCGCAGTTGATCGCCAACCTGCGGTCGGTCGTCGAGGACCCGCTGACCCCTGCCGAGCTCGAGGAGCTGCGATCGGCGGAACAGAACAACCGCCTCATCAAGGGTCAGGTGTTCCTGTGGCCCGGGGCCGGGAGCTGGCTCGACCTGTGGGACGTCGACGGAACGATCCCGAGCTGGGATGGTTACGCCGCGGATCGCGCGGCCGGCCGCGCAGCAGCGGAGGTGTCCGCATGA
- a CDS encoding alpha-L-fucosidase, with the protein MNLEPLDPSTLPAPVDVSDNRAALAMVDAVIDAGPYDATWESLSRYRAPQWYRDAKFGIFLHWGAFSVPAFGNEWYPRTMYRRGTPAFDHHLATYGPHDRFGYKDFLPHFRMEHYDPQEWVALFKRAGAQFVVPVAEHHDGYAMYDTARSRWNVTQVGPQRDVMGDLLAAVDQAWLITGASTHRAEHWFFMNGGAEFDSDVRDPAYADLYGPALRKEINPTERFLEDWLLRTVEIIDSYRPQILYFDTGIEEPSFEPYIRRLAAYYYNRAAEWGRDVVINYKWESFAPGSAVLDIERGTMGGIRPDVWQNDTSVSRTSWSWVEGHDYKDASELIQELVDVVAKNGNLLLNIGPRPDGTIPDEEAALLEAVGDWLAVHGEAIYGSSPWVVFGEGPTAPAAGSFTDAAAPVYSAEDLRFTRMTEVGHDYVYAIGMVRPEDGRMRIRSFGSGSRFLDRPIADVRVLGSSERPEWTRTGEALEVVLPPAETTGPGGAVVRIELEPPVAETRIDFFHGLGI; encoded by the coding sequence GTGAACCTCGAACCGCTCGACCCCTCGACGCTGCCGGCGCCCGTCGACGTCTCGGACAACCGTGCGGCGCTCGCGATGGTCGACGCCGTCATCGACGCCGGGCCGTACGACGCCACCTGGGAGTCGCTGTCCCGGTATCGCGCTCCGCAGTGGTACCGCGACGCCAAGTTCGGCATCTTCCTGCATTGGGGAGCCTTCTCGGTGCCGGCGTTCGGGAACGAGTGGTACCCGCGCACCATGTACCGGCGCGGCACGCCCGCGTTCGACCACCACCTGGCGACGTACGGGCCGCATGACCGTTTCGGCTACAAGGACTTCCTTCCACATTTCCGCATGGAGCACTACGACCCGCAGGAGTGGGTCGCACTGTTCAAGCGCGCGGGCGCGCAGTTCGTCGTGCCGGTCGCCGAGCATCACGACGGCTACGCGATGTACGACACGGCGCGTTCGCGCTGGAACGTGACGCAGGTCGGCCCGCAGCGCGACGTGATGGGAGACCTGCTGGCGGCGGTCGACCAGGCCTGGTTGATCACCGGCGCGTCCACCCACCGGGCGGAGCACTGGTTCTTCATGAACGGGGGAGCGGAGTTCGACTCCGATGTCCGCGATCCCGCGTACGCCGACCTGTACGGGCCGGCCCTCCGCAAGGAGATAAATCCCACCGAGCGGTTCCTGGAGGACTGGCTGCTGCGGACCGTCGAGATCATCGACTCCTACCGGCCGCAGATCCTCTACTTCGACACCGGAATCGAGGAGCCGTCGTTCGAGCCCTACATCCGCAGACTCGCCGCGTACTACTACAACCGTGCGGCGGAGTGGGGGCGCGACGTCGTCATCAACTACAAGTGGGAGTCGTTCGCGCCGGGCTCGGCGGTGCTCGACATCGAGCGCGGCACGATGGGCGGCATCCGCCCCGACGTCTGGCAGAACGACACATCGGTGTCGCGGACATCGTGGAGCTGGGTGGAAGGGCACGACTACAAGGACGCCTCCGAGCTCATCCAGGAGCTCGTCGACGTGGTCGCGAAGAACGGGAACCTGCTGCTCAACATCGGCCCCCGTCCTGACGGGACGATCCCCGACGAGGAGGCCGCGCTGCTGGAGGCCGTGGGCGACTGGCTGGCCGTCCACGGCGAAGCGATCTACGGCTCCAGCCCGTGGGTCGTCTTCGGCGAGGGGCCGACGGCTCCCGCCGCCGGCTCGTTCACCGACGCAGCCGCTCCCGTGTACTCGGCGGAGGACCTCCGTTTCACCAGGATGACGGAGGTCGGCCACGACTACGTCTACGCGATCGGGATGGTGCGGCCGGAGGACGGCCGGATGCGCATCCGGAGCTTCGGGTCGGGCAGCCGCTTCCTCGACCGCCCGATCGCCGACGTGCGCGTCCTGGGCTCGTCGGAGCGGCCGGAGTGGACGCGCACCGGCGAGGCACTGGAAGTGGTGCTCCCGCCCGCGGAGACCACGGGACCCGGTGGCGCGGTGGTGCGTATCGAGCTGGAGCCGCCTGTCGCCGAGACACGCATCGACTTCTTCCACGGCCTGGGCATCTAG
- a CDS encoding carbohydrate ABC transporter permease: MTEHQLPASAPRWRRRGRTIGFAANTTAAWLFALVFSFPLIWTVFTALKPANEVFAAQITFIGSKVLWSNFVDAWTEVDFGRLLLNSLVVAAISTFLTLIVATLTAFAFARLRFPGRSAVFLLFVITLTLPSEVAVVPLFLGFDQAGLADTWVALILPGLFGAFGAFLLRQFMLQIPGELEEAARLDGAPTWRILISVIVPLVRPALSVLAIFAFLGSWNSFLWPLIILNSSEKWTIPIGIAGFTTQTGTQWQLLMAACVMTIAPVVVVVALAQRQLVAAIGAGAFGGR, translated from the coding sequence ATGACTGAGCACCAGCTGCCGGCCTCCGCTCCACGCTGGCGTCGCCGCGGGCGGACCATCGGGTTCGCCGCCAACACCACGGCCGCGTGGCTGTTCGCGCTCGTGTTCTCGTTTCCGCTGATCTGGACCGTCTTCACGGCGCTGAAGCCGGCGAATGAGGTGTTCGCTGCGCAGATCACCTTCATCGGCTCGAAAGTCCTCTGGTCCAATTTCGTGGATGCGTGGACGGAGGTGGACTTCGGTCGCCTGCTTCTTAACAGCCTGGTCGTGGCCGCCATCTCCACGTTCCTCACCCTGATCGTGGCGACCCTGACGGCGTTCGCGTTCGCCCGGCTGCGTTTCCCCGGTCGCAGCGCGGTCTTCCTGCTGTTCGTCATCACGTTGACCCTGCCGAGCGAGGTCGCCGTGGTGCCGTTGTTCCTCGGCTTCGACCAGGCGGGGCTCGCCGACACGTGGGTCGCGCTGATCCTCCCCGGCCTGTTCGGGGCGTTCGGAGCCTTCCTGCTCCGGCAGTTCATGCTCCAGATCCCCGGGGAGCTGGAGGAGGCCGCCCGCCTTGACGGGGCCCCCACCTGGCGCATCCTGATCAGCGTCATCGTCCCGCTCGTGCGCCCGGCCCTGTCCGTCCTGGCGATCTTCGCCTTCCTCGGGAGCTGGAACAGCTTCCTATGGCCGTTGATCATCCTCAACAGCTCGGAGAAGTGGACCATCCCCATCGGCATCGCCGGTTTCACGACGCAGACCGGCACGCAGTGGCAACTGCTGATGGCCGCGTGCGTGATGACGATCGCCCCGGTGGTGGTCGTGGTCGCTCTCGCCCAGAGACAGCTGGTGGCCGCGATCGGCGCGGGCGCCTTCGGCGGCCGTTGA